GATCGTCGAAGAGGCTTCTCTGAGGCTGCTTGGCAGATTTAGACTGCTGTGCTCCCGCGAAAATGTCGCTGCCGTCGTCCTCGAACAGATCCATCACTGCGCCGCTGGCTTTTGTGGCATTAGTGGAAGGAGCGTCACCGAGGAGGTCAACCAGGGGGTCAACCAGGGGGTCAGCAATCTCATCACCAGACGAATCGCCGCCGAGGTCGATGATTGGAGCAGAGGAAGCCGCTTCCAGTATAGGATCGCCTCCCGTTTTCCCATCAGCGGGCGGAGCCGTCCCGCTGCCGGTAACTTCACCTTCATCCGTTGCTGCCTCAACAGCAACCTTCACCTCCTCTCTCTGTTCTTCAGAGTCGCCTCCCAGAATGTCGACAAAATCATCCGAGGGTTCTTCCGAAGGGATTTCAGCGGCAGCGTAGCTTTCGACGGTGACGTTTACGTTGTTCGTCAGGTCCTCGAATTCTTCAGCGGGTTCGCCGGCGTCCTCGCTGGCTGCTTTACTTTGCGTTTGGATGCTGAGAGGCTCAATTAAAGGGTCGCTCACGGTGTCGCTGGATTGACTGGCGGATGATACTGTGGTGTCCTTTTTGGGCAGAGGAGTATTGCTCTGGAGAAAAGAGGaggtattatcattattatcattcatTTACTCCCAAGCCGTACCATTTAGCTGAGAGCAGCAAAAACAATAACTAACAGCCGCTAAAGAATTATTAAACTAATGCTGGAACATATTCTACACTTCATGCATCCCCGCTGTATGTTCTTGAAGGACAAGCCAATTAGGGAAGGAACTTCATGAGTTACAAGACATCAATCAGCATAAACACTATGGCTGGGATGTCTCCTTTTTAAAATCTGCAGAGCGCCACCCACAGACGGTGAAATTATAACTGAAGTGGTTCAGCTCGTTTGGAGACGTCGGTTTGGACAGTTTTCACTTCTCTACAAACTTCCCTGGGGCACACaccgtcaaaaaaaaaaaagaaagaaaacgcaAAGGCACCTCTTCTTCTCTCAGCAAAGTGCGCTTTGGGTGCAGTTGCTTGAGCAACACAAATGAGCAAATGGATCAAATGTGCAGCAGCTACATCAACATGtgcttcaaatggaaaaaaaaagaggcactCGTCCATCTGCCAAAACACTACTTCAGCTGGAAGCTGTAAACTGTGACATCTCTGCTGAGTAATGTCCTCCCAGGCactaaagaaaagaagaaagaaaaaaaaactcaaaggcAGCAACTTTCCAATCTGAACTTTGACAGTGGGAAAACATCCGGGTTCTCACCATGTGACCACAGCGTACTCACATGACAGCAGGCTGCCTGCGCCAGCTTGTGATCCTCATTGAAAGAGAGGCAGAATTTTTTTCACCCACTGACAAAACACGCAAATAACATAATCCCGCTCCCCAACAGTCAAACCTAAGAAATCTCCTTCTGTGAGCAGACTGCTGCTTGCTTCAGCCATGCATGGCCTGGGAGTCTGCACAGCCCCGACTCAGAGCCAGCGCACAGAGAACACCCAAGTATCATTTACCAAATGGGAAGTTTCATATGACTCGGTTTGTAAACCAAATCACGGCATTGTGTGGTTCACAATGCAACTCTCAGGAAGACATTAAACTGGGGCGTTTGCAGCCTGAAGCAGTCAAAGTGACAGAGGGCAGCTCCGAAAGAGTTTCTCCAACAAAACCTCTGACTGCACAGGTACAATAAAAGCTGCGAGACTAACATTACCAGAGAGCAGCTTGTGTGTGCAGCGGTTACTGAGGTTTTCAGTCATGTTAAAATGTTgctcaactaaaaaaaaaaaaacttttacgaAAAAGTGCCTCGTTAGCTTTCCTCGCGGACCGTAGCTGTTGCCTCCCCGTGCAGAGAGTTCCTATCAGTTAGCCAAATCAGAGGCGGGATAGCTAGCATGGAACTAGCGTAAACTCCATTGACACATACTGCGCTCATGAAAAGGTCCTCCCCGTCGTCTTCATCACTGTCTCGGTCGCCGACCTCTTCAGAGTCCAGCACATCTTGGTCTTCTGAATCGGGGAAAGGAGGAGGACTACGCTCGGAACTCGTCGCCatcttcagtctttttttttttttttttccaaacacaaGGGGAGGTAAACGTTACCTCCTCCGCTCACAAACGCACGCGTCGCCTTGAGTTAGCTGCTAACGTTAACCCCGGTGAGGCCAAAGCTCCGTCACTccctgtggtggtggtggtggtttcAACTCGACGTCGTTGCACTAAACCAAACAGACGAGCGGAGGAGAGACGCCGCTCAGGACGTGCAAGCTGCAGCTGTGCTTTTACTTCCTGGTCCTCCTTCTTGCCAGTTTAGCGTCAGCGTTTAGCTAGCCAGCGGGCTTGGCAGTCATGGGACCGATGCAGGGGTAATTGGTGTGGCGGTCCAGTAGAAGTTAGCTAACCTTTCCACAGCTCAGTGTCCATATTAGACACATCCGACTTTCAGGGGGAGGATGTCCCGTAACATGAGCAACGGGGATGTGGATGTGCGGCAGCCTCTTCTCGCAGAGGAACAGCTGGATCCATGCGTCCTGGACTCAGATGAAGGTAAACTCCATCACCTCTTTACGTCATCTCAGCTCAGTAAGTGATGGACGAGTTTTGTGACCCTTATGGGCGAATAAATGTAGTGCTGTGCGATCGTGTGTACCGAGCGACAAGGACCTTTAAGGCTTGAAAAAATGTCTGCGGAAATTATTACTCAGTTGCGGGGAACTTATCCCGAAGTGTTTAGATTAACTGTTGCTTTATACTTCTCaccctccacctccaccagACTCTCTCATCGTGTCTCTGTGGCTGCCGTGACACAGTTTTTAAAACTTAGGGATATTTCTTGACacgtttctttattttatttcttgatTTCACAAAAATATCAAATTTTCCGTCTTGTTTGTCATTATTATGATtgaattatttttgtttgtttgtttttaattcagtgAAAACAACCACACATGACCACTACTGCTTTACACTTGAGCTGATCTTTTttgttatatatgtatatatatatatacatatatacacattcagttcagtttttttttcagtttatagTGTTTTGTTTATCCCCAAAAGGGCATCGCTAGGGTATAAATCACAAGTGAATAGTAATTTAGAGGAGAACAAATGGTCATCATAAAGAGTTGTTGTGTAAGGCCCAATGACCTTGTGTACTGGCTGTTATTGtgtggagctgaagaagcctctccCTGAAGGCCCTCTGTTGTTTAATCACTGTGTTATGTAGTTCTCAGTAACAGCTTGTGTAACATTCGTCCTTTTTCAAAATGTTGATGTTTGGAGGAGTCCCCaacacagaaccagcctttttatcAACCTGTTCACCTTTTTTGTTTGGCGTTGTTTCTTTGACTTCAAGTAAATTCatgggtgttttgtttttttttccttcttttgtgaCGTTTTACAGACAGTTAGATTATGTGACAGTTTCAGCTCTAGAGTAAAGCATCATTGTCTTTATTTATCAGTTAATGATTGTGCTCATTTAAGATAGTCAGCAAATTAGTCTGTAAATACACCATGTAAACAACATGAAATCAACTCAGATatcgaatgtttgttttttttcaggattAAAAATTTTGACTCAAGTTTTGGCTCGACACGTGATTCCACATTGAACAGTCTGAAGAATGATGAAAAATGTCCACCAAAAATTTCTGCCTGTGCTATCTATCCTTTCCTGAATCACAGGTGAAGTCATTTTCGACAGGAGGGCATCGGGGGTCGAACGTGAAGCCCGTGGGAACAAAACGAGAACACTTACTTATGAGGAAGCAGTCGAAGAAACAGGTAGTCTAAAGCAGGCATTGGGGCtttgtgtttgtaaaatgaCAAATGGCAGTTTCATCTAGTAGAAGATTTGTAAACAACCAGAAATATGACGGCTAACAAAATATTGGGTTGAAGAGTTGTTTTTCTGCCACATTGGATTGTATTTTTTGGTCATGTAGGGGAAAAAATGGATAAATTTCCTCTCTGTTTGTTCACTCCTTGTTCTGGTCATGCTTTCAGGTTTTGGTTTGTTCCactggctgctgctggtggtgtGTGGTTGGGCTAACGCCAGCGATGCCGTGGAGATTCTCTGCGTGTCTTTTCTCCTGCCAACAGCACGCTGTGATCTGCTGCTGAGCTCCTCAGACATGGGCCTGCTCACCGCCAGCATTTTCCTCGGTGAATCATTTACAAAAACGTTTTAACTCCACTCAACAGGAAAAACCTCTATATTTTTCAAATTGATTCATGGTTTAGAGCAAAAACACCCACTTCTTTGGTTTTCACATGTTCAAACGAGAGATTCTGCTTCTTTCTCTGCCACACAGTGTCATCATTGTAAACCgaacatctttatgtttcttaCTGATGCTCTCACTGAACCAACAGGCCGTGGTTCTTTCTGATGTGAATGGCAGTTTTTTACTTCTCTTTCATCGATTTGTTATTTGTGTTGCTCAATATGTGTTGCAAAAGCACACAAGACCTTTTTGAACCCCTGCTCTTGTTTGAATGTCCTTTATTGACATGCACTACCGCTCAATGCAACCAAGTACTGTGCCAAATTGACCAAATCCACCAAACGCATGCCAAGGACCAAGTAAAACCTTTTATGACTACAGTCGTGTAGAAGCAAACATTACCAAAAATCTCAAGCATCCCTGTGCTTGCCCTTCTAAGCTATTGCATATATAACATTAACATTTATACAATTCAAAGGTTTTTGTTGGTGGATTTCTACTTTTAGCCCACTAACAGAATAAGAATACACACATTCCCTGTCTCATGCTAAGCTAAGACATGCTAAGCTAAGACATGCTAGCTACCCTCTGGCTGACATATGtgagaaatgaaaacaagagtGACTGAAATTCCCAATATGTTTAACCAGTCATTTTTAGGTGGTGAAAAGATGAAcacatttgtgtaaaaaaatTAGTTCCACTTAACACGCATCTCCTTACAAAAAGAGGCAGCGCTGAAAGAAAAATGTAGGCTATGACGTGTATGCTGCCAAGCTAACGAGAGAACTACAGGAGAAAAGGTCTgaataaaaagttgaaaagaaaacacaactgcAACAGATATTTTTGTTCCACACTTTAACTGTATTGCTTGTAATTGTTTCCCTTTTTAGGAATGATGGTGGGTGGCTACGTGTGGGGATATCTTGCTGACCAGAGGGGGCGCCGCAAGGTCTTGGTCGTGTCCCTGACGATCAACGGGCTGTTCGGAGGTCTTGCCAGCTTTGCTCCGTGGTTTTGGCTCTTTCTGCTGCTGAGGTTTATCAGTGGCATTGGGTGAGCACAGGGTTTTTATATCGGCACGTTTGCATACTCGCATGTAGTCATTTGGCCTGGAGCTAAAGCCCACACACTGAGTCCTTGTTCCTGCAAAGCTTAAATGTTACTTACTACGAAAGGCCTTTTAGATCAGAAAATCGCAGAATATAAAGACGGTTCAAATACTCCCACCGCTGTTTCCTCGTAGGGTCGGCGGGTCGATCCCCGTCatcttctcctacttctcagaGTTTATGCCTCGTTTGAGGAGAGGCGCGATGATCAGCGCTCTCGCCACTTTCTGGATGGCAGGAAACATCCTGGCTTCAGGTTGGAATGGACTTTTTTCAGCTTCACTTCACCGTGGGTTTTTCTGTCCATGTTCTTGGACTGAAAAGTCACAATTTGAGCGCCTCATTCTGTTGACATTTCCACTATTTTTTACGTTTGTTTTTATTAGGTACTATGTTTATGTTGAGGTGAGATTCAGACGTGGGAAAACGGCATatgaggagagagaaagaaatatAACGCTACTGAGGTCCTACCAGACTCAGACCGGGGCAGATTTTAGACCACATAATCCATTTGAACTTCAGCATCTCTTCAGTAATAATTTTGACTGTATCACCACTAGCTGTTGTCAATTGGAACTTCCTGTGGAAAAGTTGATTTTGATGCATAACAAACACAAGGATCTAGAACAGagatgtccacatccggtcctcgaggtgCTGCCGTTCTGCAGGGTTTAGATGttcccctgcttcaacacaccggATTCTGATCAATGCATCAtaagcaggcttgtgcagaacttaacaatcttttgaagagatccatttcatctgaatcaggtgtgttgaagaaGGGAAACGTCTAAAACCTCCAGGACAGCaggactttggacatccctgagtTAAAGCACTAAATTCCACGAGCAGGATCAATTCAAATGGACCAGAATGATGAAATGGAAACAGTTTTGCTCGTTTCTCTTTAGGACTGACTCGGTGTGTCTTTATCTGCAGGTTTGGCCTGGATGGTGATTCCCAGAACCTGGGCCCATGTCTCTCTGGGATTTCTGGACTTCCAGAGCTGGAGGTTATTTGTGGTGCTGTGCTCTGTCCCCAGCATCACCTCAGCCCTCCTCTTCAAGCTGCTCATGCCGGAGAGCCCAAAGTTCCTGATGGAGGTATGAAAAGGTCTCGGTTGTCGTGACGCCCTTTCTGTCCGAGTTGTCTTTGAGACGTTTTGTTTCTTGTCTCTGCCAGGCCGGCCGAGAGGAAGAGGCGATCCACGTCTTCAGACTGATGTTTGATCTGAACATAAAGGGGAAAGGCAGGGCTTTCCCGGTATGCAACACAGGCTGATGTGCTGTACATGACTTGTTACTAGAGTTTTGAACACACATTTGCTTTACATGAACCATGCAATTTAgcgaaaataattaaaaaatccccctcaaaactgaaatgaatcaaagaatcgcacaaaaaaaagatgaaacatGCAGGGAAATCAAAGGGGAAGTGGTGTCTGTAATCTGTTCGTATGTGGTTTGCTTTAGTTCTGTAAATGTTTCCCCACGCTGCGGCGTATCGATCTACTCACTGTGCAGAGACCGTCATCTTGATCTCTTTTTGAAGGAATTTGGCTTGTGCACAAGCTCCAAGCGAAGAGAGGAACTGGAGGAGATCAGAGCTCGAGGCCCGCAACAAAGAAGTTTCACAAGAACTTTGAAAAGGGTAAATGTTGTAAATGCATTACAACATCAGATCTGcatccccctctttttttttttttttaggttttaaagcAGTCTTAAAATAAAAGATAATTGGATGTATTTTCACATGAAAGCAAGAAGGCCagcaagtttttttgtttgttttttttcagtcaatTCTGCGTTAAATCAACAAGTCGTCAACAGTTTTGTAAGGAAGAAActcttaatgataagaaaaTGTCCTTTATTgtgcctgttgttgttgttagaaTCACTGATGTGTTAATAGCAGGCAATGTCTTTGGCTTAACTTGCAGGTCTTGGTGCCCATTAAACAGATTTTCAGTGGTCCTCTCAGATCCAGAAGCATCGTCCTGCTCATCATCTTCTATTGCATCTCTTTCGGGTGAGAATTCTGGGCGCCTCCAGTGCCGTGACTCTTTGGTTCAGCTCTCTGACCTGAACCCGGCGGTTCTCCTTTGTGTCGCCCTGCAGCCAGGAGGGATTGTGACTGAAATGCCGGGCGAACGCGGCTGATGTAATAACTCTACATCAGGCAGCTCTGCAGTGAGAGATAACTGTTAGGGAGGGATTTTATCTTCAACAGCCAGATATGTTCCTTAACAGTAAAAAGTGCTCTGAaagaggcctcatactgaagcACAGTGAACCTGCTGCAGGCTCCAGTTTGGCTTTTTCTGGACAGTTGGCTGTTTAGAAGACGATGCCTGACTAACTGTGTCCTCTATTCTGAATCTAAAGCTAGAATTTCTTATTTCCCCGTGTGTTTAGCTACTACGGGCTGTGGATGTGGTTCCCCGAGCTATTTGAGCGAGTTGAAGACGGTGGCTCTCCTTGTTCGAACGTGTCCCTCCCGTCTCCTCTCCACAACCAGAGCTGTTACCCAGTCAAGACTGCAGGTGGGTTTCTGGGACTATAAGAAAAATGTTCTGCTTGTTTATACAGGTAGctcatcttaaagggatagtttgcctcttttgacatgaagctgtatgacatcccatactagcaatattatttatgaacattttcttaccccccgctgcgtcctgtgagccgagttccagctgagttttggtgttgacaaaggtagtccggctagttggctggggccgcaaaaataaagcgttttgcttctcaaaacaatatgtgttcaaaagagtaatacatttgcatcacaaaatcgttcatccagaaaaagtcagacctcacaatcgcttggcgctattttctctcccttcatatcactacgggctgtgtagaccgagcagtcccctgcttcccagcagtaaacaccgtaacaggtgcggctgtcggcaggcagcagcacgcagtgatggaagggagagaaaatagcgccaagcgattgtgaggtctgacattTTCTGGATGAAAGATTTTGTGAGGCAAATGTATtcctcttttgaacgcatattgttttgagaagcaagacgctttatttttgtggccccagccaactagccggactaccttcgtccacgccaaaactcagctggaactcggctcactctacgcagcagggggtaacaaaatgttcataaataatattgctagtatgggatgtcacacagcttcatgtcaaaagaggcgaactatccctttaaatattaAGACAACCTGCTGTTGTGGGTATTGAGAAACTCGATTGAGAAGAttggatattaaaaaaaatggcagAATTGAGCAAGTTATGCAAGTTCTGAACTTTCAAAAAGGTTCATCAAGTCATATTCACAGCCAGCCTATTTCTAATAAGCATGTTTTTAACATACATTTGGAATTTAatcagatttgatttttttttttgtcataataTGAGTAATGAGTAATATGATAACATATCATGTTATGTATACGGTTTAGAAGTCATcagtttcctcttttttttttatgtttttgttggtTTAAGTATCATCAACCTGAGCTTTACAGTCACATGTACCAGATAACACCCGTAGTTCCTGTTTTGAAAAGAGACTCCTGCTCTTCTCCCCCcttttgttgtgtgtgtgctctCCACCTCGCAGTGTACATGGAGGGCTTTGTCGTTGCCGCGTCAAACTTGCCAGGCAACATCTTCACCATTCTCGTGATGGACAGCACCGGAGGGAAGTCGCTGCTTTGTGAGTCGGCGGGCCATGCGGCGTCGTTCGCATAGCATCATCAGCACTTGCTCGATCAACAGCTGCTCCATTCAAatgttggacaaaagaagaaTGTCTCCCTGTTTGTTGTGTCCTCCAGCCGGCAGCCTGGCAGTGTCCAGTCTGAGCGTCTTCCTCATCTATGTGGTTCAGACCAAAGCTCAGAGTCTGGGACTCTCGTGCGTTTTCAGCGGAGTTTCTGTGATCGCCTGGAACGCCCTGGATGTGGTGGGAACTGAGCTCTATCCGACCCATCTACGGTAACCAGTCTCAAAGACTgtctttcttatttatttattttcaaatttacCAAAAGGCTCCCAACAAAGGCAGTTCTATTATTATTGGTTTTCCATGTCCAAACACCTCATGTGAAGAATGTACCGTAAATCCCCGGACTATAGAGCGCACCTGAATACAAGCCACACCCtctaattttaaaaagaaaatccattttgtaTATTCATCTTGTAAAGGCCGCACCGGATTATAAGCCACGGGTGTCCACATTGTAATgtgagatatttacacagaaagatgtgACGTGAGGATTTTTAAACGTTTAATAAAATGCGTAATTTAACATAAAGAATACAAactgcaaatgcttttttttttttaacagcgcCAGTAAAAcggctggttaaaaaaaaaagaaaagccagtCGCCTACCAGGAAAAGTCATTGACCGCCTTCTTCATCTTGTTCTGCCAGATTGATCGCCTTTAATTTAAAAGCTGCATTCTATGCATTTCTTCGTTTGTTTTCCGTGTTGAGGGTGAGTAGCAATGACCGATTTCCAACAATTTAGAagtgtaagtgtgtttgatttatcgTATAATTTCACTGGACCACTGTGAACTATTCGTTCACTTTATTGGTCTAATGTTAcgaggcaaaatgtttttggcggcatgaaaaaaaaagaagaaaaaaaaacacattagccGCACCGttttatattcaattcaattcatttttatttatatagtgccaaatacaacaaatgtcatctcaaggcacttaaataataaagtccaattgaagccaattggagttcaattcattgtaatcataagtcatttaaaaataatccaattcattcacatagagccaatttaaaaaacaatttcctagctaaggaaaccaacagattgcaccgaaacttgtcttgagtccaatctcccgtcctgagcgtgcctgaggcgactgtggaaaggaacgactcccttttaacaggaagaaacctctggcagaaccagaaccaggaagggccgtctgcctcgaccagctggggtttgagaggacagaaaagaggggacaacaaacactgtaacaccattcaaaggatacctgctggaacagggaaacacgagttaatgaccacaataatgtcacaagtacataatatcattcgagaaattaaacgggggagtAAAGTGAGGAAGGGTGTGATAGATGAggcccccagcaggctgggcctatagcagcttaactatgggatgtttcaggatcacctgagccatccctaactataagctttatcaaaaaggaaagttttaagcctggtcttaaaagtggaaagggtgtctgcttcccggacatttactggcagcttattccacaatagaggggcctgataactgaaggctctgcctcccattctacttttagaaactctgggaacctcaagtaaacctgcagattgggaacgaagtgctctgttaggaaaatatcttacaatgagatctttaagatatgatggagctcggtcattaagagctttatatgtgaggagaagaatcttaaattatattctgaatttaacagggagccaatgaagagaagctaaaactggagaaatatgatctctcctgttagttctcatcagaactctggctgcagcattttggatcagctgaaggttttCCAGAGAGTatttgggacagcccaataataaagaattacagtagtccaatcgtgaagcaacaaatgcatggagcagtttttctgcatcactctgagacaggatgttcctgattttaacaatattacgaaggtgaaagaaggcagtcctagaaacctgttttctATGTGCGTCAAAtttttttcaattcagttttatttattgaggtgggatgagaatcagcacctccaaatctgagaccatggtcttcggccggaaaagggtggaatgctctcttcgggtcgggaatgacatccttccccaagtggaggagttcaattatctcggggtcttgttcacgagtgagggacgaatggagcaggagattgacagacggatcggtgcggcgtctgcagtgatgcgggctctgcaccggcccgtcgtggtgaagaaggagctgagccagaaggcgaagctctcgatttaccggtcagtctatgttcctaccctcacctatggtcacgagctgtgggtagtgaccgaaagaacgagatcgcgaatacaagcggccgaaatgagtttcctccgcagggtgtctgggctctcccttagagatagggtgagaagctcggtcatccgggaggggctaggagtagaaccgctgctcctccgcatcgagaggagtcagatgaggtggctcgggcatctggttaggatgcctcctggacgcctccccggtgaggtgt
This genomic interval from Odontesthes bonariensis isolate fOdoBon6 chromosome 7, fOdoBon6.hap1, whole genome shotgun sequence contains the following:
- the sv2 gene encoding synaptic vesicle glycoprotein 2B, with product MSRNMSNGDVDVRQPLLAEEQLDPCVLDSDEGEVIFDRRASGVEREARGNKTRTLTYEEAVEETGFGLFHWLLLVVCGWANASDAVEILCVSFLLPTARCDLLLSSSDMGLLTASIFLGMMVGGYVWGYLADQRGRRKVLVVSLTINGLFGGLASFAPWFWLFLLLRFISGIGVGGSIPVIFSYFSEFMPRLRRGAMISALATFWMAGNILASGLAWMVIPRTWAHVSLGFLDFQSWRLFVVLCSVPSITSALLFKLLMPESPKFLMEAGREEEAIHVFRLMFDLNIKGKGRAFPEFGLCTSSKRREELEEIRARGPQQRSFTRTLKRVLVPIKQIFSGPLRSRSIVLLIIFYCISFGYYGLWMWFPELFERVEDGGSPCSNVSLPSPLHNQSCYPVKTAVYMEGFVVAASNLPGNIFTILVMDSTGGKSLLSGSLAVSSLSVFLIYVVQTKAQSLGLSCVFSGVSVIAWNALDVVGTELYPTHLRSSALGFFTGVGRVAAITGNIIFGKLVDTNCAVPVLLVSALLLTGGLVALLLPQTRHAELT